A genomic segment from Panthera tigris isolate Pti1 chromosome A1, P.tigris_Pti1_mat1.1, whole genome shotgun sequence encodes:
- the RMND5B gene encoding E3 ubiquitin-protein transferase RMND5B isoform X3, whose product MSQCCRKIKDTVQKLASDHKDIHSSVSRVGKAIDRNFDSEICGVVSDAVWDSREKQQQILQMAIVEHLYQQGMLSVAEELCQESTLNVDLDFKQPFLELNRILEALHEQDLGPALEWAISHRQRLLELNSSLEFKLHRLHFIRLLASGPEKQLEALSYARHFQPFARLHQREIQVMMGSLVYLRLGLEKSPYCHLLDNSHWAEICETFTRDACSLLGLSVESPLSVSFASGCVALPVLMNIKAVIEQRQCTGVWSHKDELPIEIELGMKCWYHSVFACPILRQQTSDSNPPIKLICGHVISRDALNKLINGGKLKCPYCPMEQNPADGKRIIF is encoded by the exons ATGTCCCAGTGCTGCCGGAAGATCAAAGACACCGTGCAGAAACTGGCTTCGGACCACAAGGACATTCACAGCAGCGTCTCTCGAGTGGGCAAAGCCATCGACAGG AACTTTGACTCTGAGATCTGTGGTGTCGTCTCTGACGCAGTGTGGGACTCacgggagaagcagcagcagatcCTACAGATGGCCATCGTGGAGCACCTGTACCAGCAGGGCATGCTCAGTGTTGCCGAGGAGCTGTGCCAG GAATCCACCCTGAATGTGGACTTGGACTTTAAGCAACCTTTCTTGGAGCTGAATCGAATCCTGGAAGCTCTGCACGAACAAGACCTAGGGCCGGCGTTGGA GTGGGCCATCTCCCACAGGCAGCGCCTGCTCGAGCTCAACAGTTCCCTGGAGTTCAAGCTGCACCGACTGCACTTCATCCGGCTCCTGGCGAGCGGCCCCGAGAAGCAGCTAGAGGCCCTCAGCTATGCCCGGCACTTTCAGCCATTTGCACGGTTGCACCAGCGAG AAATCCAGGTGATGATGGGCAGTCTGGTGTACCTGCGGCTGGGCTTGGAGAAGTCGCCCTACTGCCACCTTCTGGACAACAGCCACTGGGCAGAGATCTGCGAGACTTTTACCCGGGATGCCTGTTCCCTGCTGGGGCTCTCGGTGGAGTCGCCCCTCAGCGTCAG CTTTGCCTCTGGCTGTGTGGCGCTGCCGGTGCTGATGAACATCAAGGCCGTGATTGAGCAGAGGCAGTGCACGGGGGTCTGGAGTCACAAGGATGAGTTACCG atcgAGATCGAACTGGGCATGAAGTGCTGGTACCACTCGGTGTTTGCCTGCCCCATCCTACGGCAGCAGACGTCAGATTCCAACCCTCCCATCAAGCTCATCTGCGGCCACGTGATCTCTCGAGATGCGCTCAACAAGCTCATTAACGGAGGAAA GCTCAAGTGTCCCTACTGTCCCATGGAGCAGAACCCAGCTGACGGGAAGCGCATCATATTCTGA
- the NHP2 gene encoding H/ACA ribonucleoprotein complex subunit 2, which yields MTKIKADPDGPEAQAEACLGERTYHELLVNLNPIAQPLASRRLTRKLYKCIKKAVKQKQIRRGVKEVQKFINKGEKGIMVLAGDTLPIEVYCHLPVMCEDRNLPYVYIPSKTDLGAAAGSKRPTCVIMVKPHEEYQEAYDECLEEVQALPPPM from the exons ATGACCAAAATAAAGGCAGATCCAGACGGGCCGGAGGCTCAGGCGGAGGCTTGCCTCGGGGAGCGCACTTACCACGAGCTGCTAGTGAATCTGAACCCCATCGCGCAGCCCCTGGCTTCTCGCCGTCTCACGCGGAAGCTCTACAAATGCATCAAGAAAG CTGTGAAGCAGAAGCAGATTCGGCGCGGGGTGAAGGAAGTTCAGAAATTTATCAACAAAGGCGAGAAAGG GATCATGGTTTTGGCAGGAGACACGTTGCCCATTGAGGTATACTGCCATCTCCCGGTTATGTGCGAGGACCGGAATTTGCCCTACGTCTATATCCCCTCCAAGACG GACCTGGGGGCAGCCGCAGGCTCCAAGCGCCCCACCTGCGTGATCATGGTCAAGCCCCACGAGGAGTACCAGGAGGCTTATGACGAGTGCCTGGAGGAGGTgcaggccctgcccccacccatgtGA